The Micromonospora sp. Llam0 genome includes a window with the following:
- a CDS encoding metal-dependent hydrolase → MMGPSHALSGAAVWLAGSWALDQFAGYEQSPLMIAVGTAVCAGGALFPDLDLSGKVTRNQGGATVARTFGVVSLFVAEVIEKISLGVYHATKLSKDPNRKNGHRTLTHTIPFTVLVGWGTTALCAAYGKWAVIAILFFMIGLALRGLFDEWAKRAGWVIVTLLSLGAAYFTYLHLPGDRGYPMLGLAMGVGCFVHILGDLITRAGVPILWPIPIDRRMWRMIGPSDRFSIRAGSKFEVVVLRGVFSVVSVLAIIGLAIPAVHRHFTDS, encoded by the coding sequence ATGATGGGTCCGTCCCACGCGCTCTCCGGCGCCGCCGTGTGGCTCGCCGGTTCCTGGGCGCTCGATCAGTTCGCCGGCTACGAGCAGTCGCCACTGATGATCGCGGTCGGCACCGCCGTCTGCGCCGGCGGCGCGCTCTTCCCGGACCTGGACCTGTCCGGCAAGGTCACTCGCAACCAGGGCGGCGCCACCGTCGCCCGGACCTTCGGGGTGGTGTCGCTGTTCGTCGCCGAGGTCATCGAGAAGATCTCCCTCGGCGTCTACCACGCGACGAAGCTCAGCAAGGATCCGAACCGCAAGAACGGGCACCGGACCCTCACCCACACCATCCCGTTCACCGTGCTGGTCGGCTGGGGCACCACCGCGCTGTGCGCCGCGTACGGCAAATGGGCGGTGATCGCCATCCTGTTCTTCATGATCGGCCTGGCGTTGCGGGGCCTGTTCGACGAGTGGGCCAAACGCGCCGGCTGGGTGATCGTCACCCTGCTGTCATTGGGCGCCGCCTACTTCACCTACCTGCATCTGCCCGGTGACCGGGGCTACCCGATGCTCGGCCTGGCGATGGGGGTCGGCTGCTTCGTCCACATTCTCGGTGACCTGATCACCCGGGCCGGCGTACCGATCCTGTGGCCGATCCCGATCGACCGGCGGATGTGGCGGATGATCGGCCCGTCGGACCGGTTCTCCATCAGGGCCGGCAGCAAGTTCGAGGTGGTCGTGCTCCGCGGTGTGTTCAGCGTCGTGTCGGTGCTGGCCATCATCGGGCTGGCCATCCCGGCGGTGCACCGGCACTTCACCGACAGCTGA
- a CDS encoding TIGR03089 family protein, whose protein sequence is MDASALASAPGLGIYPGDPTTPLLTCYDDATGERTELSATALGAWAARTAAVLRDGCGLVTGDRAAILLPPHWQTAAVLLGAWSIGVSVSIRLAATAGLPVIEPGGDEPLDAVFAARGRIDDWLEDVPGARHRFMLDIGARAAAGTPPPEGYRDFLAEACRYPGQPPAYGLVRPGDLASVDGTSYAEWGSLALEIAAQQDVTAGDRVLVDGGQHEHPLFWLLAPLAVGASVVLCVNLDPDRLDPRVDSEGVTRVL, encoded by the coding sequence ATGGACGCGTCCGCCCTCGCCAGCGCGCCCGGCCTGGGCATCTACCCGGGCGACCCGACGACGCCCCTGCTGACCTGCTACGACGACGCCACCGGCGAGCGGACCGAACTCTCCGCGACCGCGCTGGGTGCCTGGGCGGCCCGGACCGCGGCGGTGCTGCGCGACGGCTGCGGGCTGGTCACCGGCGACCGGGCGGCGATCCTGCTGCCGCCGCACTGGCAGACCGCCGCCGTACTGCTGGGTGCCTGGTCGATCGGGGTGTCGGTGTCGATCCGGCTGGCCGCCACCGCCGGCCTACCGGTGATCGAGCCGGGTGGCGACGAGCCGTTGGACGCGGTGTTCGCCGCCCGTGGCCGGATCGACGACTGGTTGGAGGACGTGCCCGGGGCGCGGCACCGCTTCATGCTCGACATCGGTGCCCGGGCCGCTGCGGGCACCCCGCCGCCGGAGGGCTACCGGGACTTCCTCGCCGAGGCGTGCCGGTACCCCGGTCAGCCACCGGCGTACGGGCTGGTCCGGCCGGGTGATCTGGCCAGCGTGGACGGGACCAGCTACGCCGAGTGGGGTTCGCTGGCGCTGGAGATCGCCGCGCAGCAGGACGTCACCGCCGGCGACCGGGTGCTGGTCGACGGCGGCCAGCACGAGCACCCGCTGTTCTGGCTGCTCGCCCCGCTCGCCGTCGGCGCGAGCGTGGTGCTCTGCGTCAACCTGGACCCGGACCGGCTCGACCCCAGGGTGGACAGCGAAGGAGTCACCCGGGTGCTCTGA